CAGTCTTTTTGTGGAAGATGGGATTTATCCATGCTCAGAAAAGGGTCTTTTGTCCAATCTCTTTAGCGCATCGTTTCCAGAAGGCAAAGAAGGAACGATAATAGCTTTTCACGCTGAACATCCAGTCGCGCTCATCCATCGTCCCTTCGAAATGTTGATTGAAGGGATGTTCCTTGAAGTAGATGTCCTGAAGGCCATGGGACTGTTTCAATGCTTTGAATTCTCCCACATGAACTTGAAGCTCTGAGATGTTCTGACCTAGATCCAGAATGAATTGCAAGGATTTTTGAGAGATGGGATATTCCTTGAAATGAGAGGGTTCAAGCAAGAGGATCCGATCAGCATCCATCTCTGACCTCCACTGCGGATCTAAGTTATAGGTAGTGTAGATGAGAGTAGGTCGTTCTGGGTCGATGTTGAGTTCATCGGTACTGGGCAACTCGGTCTGCAGTTCGGGGTCAGCAAGATCCTGGAGCACCGTTGGAATATCTAATTCATCGAATTCTGCATAGGGGATATCCAAGAAGGTTCCGCTCTGATCGCTATGGCAGTATTTATTGATATTTCCCTGATTGGCCACGTACTGCTTTCCACTATTTGCCCCAGCCACCCATTGCCAACTTAAAGCATTGCTGGCCCAGTCCCCATCCAAGAGGTGGTAGTACATCCAGCGCGCAGGTGTTTTCCAATGCGAACCACCTACGGTACAGCAGATAGCAGCTACGTACATGCGCACATGGTTATGCATATAGCCCGTGCGATAGAA
The Flavobacteriales bacterium genome window above contains:
- a CDS encoding deoxyribodipyrimidine photolyase, producing the protein PYISRGAISTRQVYHSLIERGYDPKQIEKFIQELAWRDYWQQVWMAKGDSINSDLRRPQPDVQNHQMPRAVIEADTGIEAIDQAIKEFYRTGYMHNHVRMYVAAICCTVGGSHWKTPARWMYYHLLDGDWASNALSWQWVAGANSGKQYVANQGNINKYCHSDQSGTFLDIPYAEFDELDIPTVLQDLADPELQTELPSTDELNIDPERPTLIYTTYNLDPQWRSEMDADRILLLEPSHFKEYPISQKSLQFILDLGQNISELQVHVGEFKALKQSHGLQDIYFKEHPFNQHFEGTMDERDWMFSVKSYYRSFFAFWKRCAKEIGQKTLF